ATAGATTCTTCAGAAATACAACTAAGTATATCTAAGTGGTGTAAATGGcataaatattgaaaaaaaccTTTTAGGTATCTGGTAACTTCTACTTCCATCAGGATctgtgaataatacaactttttaacttgttttctataataatattaattttgattaaccatgaataatatgaaTTAAAAGTTGTATTTTTCTCTAACAACCAAAATTACTCACAACTTATTAAACAGGTTAATTGgcaacaaaaaattaaagataatttataaaaaaacaaactcaCTCCTTCCCGTTTTCCCCAATCTGTGCCCCACTCAGCTGAAGAAAATTAATGACCTTTGATCAAGTGTAATTACTATACATAAATGGGACAAATTATGGAGATAAAATACATTCGATTATTTTAGGTGGTCATAGTATTTTGCTAGAAACCAACTATGATTTGTATCTAATATGATTAGTTTACTACTAATATAATCGAGTCTTATGAGGTCACACATATAAGTAATCGATTAGATATTATTTACACCAAGAACATAAGATCCTCATTGGATACTTAAAGTACGAGGAGTTATACATAGATTGAATAAAGGTTTAATTGTGAATAAAAACATGTACTTAATCATCATAAGTTACTTGAAATGTGAAGAGTTACTAGCGGTTTAATTGTGTGTTTTAATTGGGAATTAAAACATActtatttcatcatcatcaatgcaTGAAAAGGTTACATGTTATGAGTATATGACAAGGTGATACATTGTGTATAGTAGATGCACTTTGTTCATCTTTTCAATAAGCTCTATCATTTTTAGTATTCTCTACATACTCATATTCTTCACCAAAAAAGTAATGAGAAAAGAGGTTTTTCTTATTCCGCACTAGAATGTTTGGTGATCTATTCGATACTTGTGGACCAACATAAGAGAACAATATTTGacattttattatttctattttggaATTTCTTACTTGATTATATAACGTGGAATTCACACATCAAGGGTATGATATTCtatttatttgataatttatattataatatgcaTGTGATTCTATTTAgatgttaaaaaataatttcttgcaATTTCGCTTTACACATCTATTTTCCTACGGTGTTATTAGTTAGCCTCttgcattattataatatgattatgataaaattaattattttgattcaatttGGGGAGTTTAAAATGTGGATAAAAATTGCTTGattaaaatatgattttaattattttggattaaaagtatatgattaaaatttgattttaattattcaaagttCATTGctttttgtgtttgttttttatttttattcttccaTCCTAATTAATCCAATAAACGCAACTTTAATTGCCTTGTACTCTCACCcttcttttaagttcttccactttgcTATAATGGATAGTTTCATAAGTTCTTTCagtttagaatactttttatttttaaaaagtttttatccctctttaccccttaaaacccacttttcttttaatgtaccccttttcttttatttataattatttttactctcatactttcaatacaatcattacttcacactactatttgattaaaataatactcactacaaCCAAAAATTCTccttttcttaatatgtgtgaaaaatctCAAAATGAAAGAACTTAAAAGAATGGAAGGAGTAATTAATAAGAATTAATTCcacatttaatttataataaaataaaataattaaagtgattaagattttaatttgattaaattaataGCTGGGTAGTTTCATAAATGTATTGATGGTGTGTTTAATTGAGAATTAAACagcatattaaattaattgtcaCTTAACTTTATtatatgaataatgaaaattaagtGAGAGGTgttttaacttaattaattgcacataaataataattattataaaacttattataattaatttatttagttaGTAATTGCTTAATTCTATTAAtgtgaataatataatatagtaatGGGTGTCTTTGATATGATTAAATTACACATAAATAActctataaataattttttgctttaattttttgctttaattatttaaatggtAGATTtaacatcatcattattattattattattattattattattattattattattattattattattattattattattattattattattattattgttgttgttgttgtttttattaaagtattattattattattattattattattattattattattattattattattattattattattattattagagtaatattagtatataattagtcgtattactgtataattaattttattagtatattattagttgtactagtataatattaatatattattaatcgtattagtatattaataCTCGTATCCGTGCATTGTTAATCAAATTAGCGTATTATTAGTATATCATTAGTTGTGTAGTCGtattaatgtaatatttatatatttttaatcgtattagtgtattattagtcgaattaatgcattattagtatattagaAGTATTAGTTTtgtagtcgtattagtgtagtattaatatattgtattagtatattattagttgtaaagtcgtattagtgtagtattaatatatcgtattagtatattattagttgtatagtcGTATTAGCGTagcattaatatattattaatcgtattagtatattattagttgttagtcgtattagtgtagtattaatatatcgtattagtatattgttatttgtatagtcgtattagtgtagtattaatattttattaatcgtattagtgtagtattaatatattattaatcgtattagtacATTATTACTTGTACAAGTGTAGtactagtatattattaattatattagtatataattagtcttattagtgtattattagtaaatTATTTGTTGTGTAGTCATATTAgtgtaatatttatatattattaatcatattagTATACTGTTATTCGAATTAATGCATTagtatatttttagttttgtgGTCGTGTAAAGGGGTGttaaacaggtcgggttgggtcattttcaggttcgggtcatatataaatgggtcaatagacccCTTGACCTGAACTtcacccatttaattaaatgggtcaaaatcGAAACCCCGACATGAtctgtagcaggtcgggtcaacctgctaatgacccatttaacctgcttttttttttccaggtcattgaacccatatatttcaggtcatttgacccatttgacccatatattatattcacatttcataataaaattaaacattcTTTCAGGTCATACTTAATAGTAAGAACACAAACAAAAAGTCgaaccctaaataacacaaacacgaaccaaataattatgaagaattaaagatggtattaagaacaatgaaaatagcggtaacaacaatgaacattaaaatcaaacacaaaaaaatcgaacacaatccaaatcagaaaaaatcgatcaaaaaaaattcagaaaaatcgaacaaaaaagaaataattcttaccttggtgccgcagacaagaggaaggagaaggcgcACAATCGCACAGAGAAGAAGCCGCcggagagaagaggaaggagaaggcgcACACCACACGGCCGCACAGAGAAgtagaagaggaaggagaaggcgcCCCCGCACAGATTTTTGTTTAAtggtttatgattattttatattttcaggGTTTATGACTTATCCGTGATAAGTTATCACTTATTTggttatttacttatttttatgactttatttaaaattttcaatgggttaataaatgggttaaatatgggttaaCCTGACTtgaatgacccatttaataataaaacagatttttttcgggtttaaatattcaacctgaacctaacccatttaatcaACAGATCaagtcgggttgacccatttaattaattgggtcaaaaatataaacccaaacccgctaatttcgggtcggttttagattaggttagcaggtcgggttaGGTTTTGCCAGCCCTAGTCGTATTAGTGTggtattaatatataattaatcgtattagtgtattgttaGTCGAACTAGTgtataattagtcgtattagtgtactattagtgtattgttaatcgaattagtgtattattagtactTTAGTAGTTTTGTAGCCGTATCAGTGTAGTATtgatatattattactcgtattagtatattaatcGTATTACTATATTATTACTCGCGTACAAGTGTAGTATTAgtacattattaattttattagtatataattagtcgtattagtgtattgttaGACTTATTAGcgtattattaatatattattaatcatattagtatattattagttgtagacacttatgtagtttttttttaatgtagcaaaatttcaaaaatgaaATGGAGAGGGGCTACGGCACATGGTTGTCGcccactttaaaaaaaattcaaaaaaaaatgtttaatagGGGCTATGAGCTGGCCGTAGCTCActcaaaaacttttttttaaaaaaatttgggtGACGAGCCCCACactgtttttttaaaaagaaacgtTGAAAAAGGGTGGCGACGAATTGGTTGCGGGAGTGTGTCATCGCCATTTTCTCGAAATTTATGGCGATGACTTTATCCTCGTCTGTCCGTCGCCATTGGCGATGAATAGGTGGCCGTCGCCTTTATGCCCACCTTTATGTCGTCgccattttaacatttatttgtagtgataataattttaattatatataaggtgatgataataataataataataataataataataataataataataataataataataataataataataagatagaGAGATAGAGAAGATAttgatataaatatacatactctaatcataaaattttcatttatgagaAAATATCGTCTTatcgaaaaaataaaaacaaagaaatgaaaaagtGTCCACTTGACAATATCTCGAAAGAGCCTAGGAAATGGGAAGATTAATAAAGTATGGCTGTCCCTGCCCTTTCCCTACAGCAACAAGCTAGCTAACAAGATGATAAAATAATCAATATCTatgaatatttatataaaaatagacaataaaaataatgctaGAAATAAGAGATCCATGaatttttaatcatcaaattctCACCCTCTCCTAGGCTAATAAAAACTTTTCTTCCAAATAGATCAATTAACAAGTTCAAAGGAGGATTAGAGTAAAAATAgacaataaaatttaatgcttttttattttatatgtttccaaattttaagagttaaaataagtttttaatttaaagtaaattaaacataaattaaaatcaactaATATTTAATGCTCTTAAATATTGAAGAGCCTATATGGTCAGATATAATCTTAATGTACTCAAAATCACCCCGATGCAATTGATACTATACTATTTCTAACAACTTTCAAACTAGTAATGCTAAAAATAATTGAATCTCTAATTCTCATAATTACAAAGATTAAATAGTTAAAaccaaacaacaaataaaacaagtgATAACAAGACATGGTTATTGAAATAAAACAACAATCATCTTGTAATACTCATATAGTCGAGAAAGTAATTAATATGTATAGTTTGTATCGACTAATTTACAATTTGTATTGTCAGgccttttcttttcaattaatCTAGATAATTTAAAATCCTTATCTAAATCATAATGGTTagaaatatataattacatagTTATTAATCGATTTTCAATTTAGAAATCTATAATAATTGTTATCCTCAATTAATagtcaaaatcaataaagaaaaaCTTTTCAATCATTAATCCAATTAATCTAACCAATTCTAATTAGATGGATAAGAAGAAATCAAATGAGGAGGTATACAAGGAGAATTTTTCCAAACCCTAGAATGTAACCTCAACATTTCCTTAGCCCTCTCTTTAGACTTTGAACTACACTCCATTTGTATGACCAAACACAACTTGGCCACCACCCCAACCTCCATCATTTCTCCGACCACCTTTGCGGTCCCCACGTATTTCGAGATTGATGATAACACGCGTATTGCCCGATCACTTGCCACGTGTGACACCCTAAAGATCTTCTTAGACACAATTGCTAATCCTGCACCGTGCCCTACTAGATCCGCCCTCCCATCCGCACATCCACATAGCTGATCCAATACCACTAATGAAAGCTCCGAGATCCGCCGATCCAATAACCCATCTAAAAGAAGCTCAACCAATACATTAACCGCTCCGGATCTGGCTGCTTTGACCCGGTTCCTGCCCCACGGGTTcaattcaactaataattttaaagcattttttgtaGCTTGAATAGAAATCTGATCTCTTACAATATTAACAATCTCATTAAACAACTCAAACTTAGCATTACTCATTTGGGTCGGGTCTAATATACTGTAAAACCATCTCAATACCTTAACCGCATTTTCTCTGCCCTGATGGGAATATGATCCAGTGTGCAACATCCCACATAAAGAATCTATGAATAAATCAGCATGATCATCATTTTTAAAGATCACACTCTTAAACTCTTGATCATAGCCATCCATTTGATCagcaagaatgaacaaagcttcTTCTTTCTCCCTCGTCGATGCATCATCTTCTAGAAGAATAGAAGCTACGTACTCCAAAGCTCCAGAAGATCCTAGAAGCTTCTTATTTACAGATTGAGAAAGAAAAGATCGAATCCTCTGTAAGCAGTTGCACCGCATTTCAGGAGACTTTTTAGCATCAGAGATAAGTTTGGTGATGGTTGACTTTGTAATTGTAGGTGGTTGTTTCGGTGTAGGGATACGTTCAACGCCGTCTGATGTATGCAGAATACACCATGATTGAATCAGACGGCGGAGAGTGTGATTCGGAGTGATCATCAAAGTAAGATCATCACGATCATCTGATGATGATAATTTGATAAGGGGTTGTTTGGTTACTGGACACATATTATTTTTACGAGTAAATAGCCATTTTTCAATACTCTCTCTATCATATGTAATTCCTGAAGAAATAGTTACAGGAT
The Amaranthus tricolor cultivar Red isolate AtriRed21 chromosome 11, ASM2621246v1, whole genome shotgun sequence DNA segment above includes these coding regions:
- the LOC130826926 gene encoding E3 ubiquitin-protein ligase PUB23-like; the protein is MEVNNIEIPSHFICPISLQLMRDPVTISSGITYDRESIEKWLFTRKNNMCPVTKQPLIKLSSSDDRDDLTLMITPNHTLRRLIQSWCILHTSDGVERIPTPKQPPTITKSTITKLISDAKKSPEMRCNCLQRIRSFLSQSVNKKLLGSSGALEYVASILLEDDASTREKEEALFILADQMDGYDQEFKSVIFKNDDHADLFIDSLCGMLHTGSYSHQGRENAVKVLRWFYSILDPTQMSNAKFELFNEIVNIVRDQISIQATKNALKLLVELNPWGRNRVKAARSGAVNVLVELLLDGLLDRRISELSLVVLDQLCGCADGRADLVGHGAGLAIVSKKIFRVSHVASDRAIRVLSSISKYVGTAKVVGEMMEVGVVAKLCLVIQMECSSKSKERAKEMLRLHSRVWKNSPCIPPHLISSYPSN